A window from Mytilus galloprovincialis chromosome 8, xbMytGall1.hap1.1, whole genome shotgun sequence encodes these proteins:
- the LOC143041895 gene encoding polyprenol dehydrogenase-like, whose protein sequence is MKKVLCFFYIVYSFLKIYIYGAFALLRQILQAHKKEEQRLHTGYVAIVTGGSAGIGFEVSRGLVSKNVHVVIGSRCIEEGKKAVAKIREEYPNAKVDWLHIDLTSLKSVREFTDSFLAMGLPLNILINNAGIMFAPYQETDDGLEEHFQVNYLSHFYLTLLLLDVLKKTGTDNSYSRIINVSSVVHKLGNLDIDRLCSRYENSWEYSPHAAYSDSKLAITVSSFMLGRKLNDENYKVTANVLHPGVVRTSLYRHVHRSIKWFLDVVAILLYKTPEMAADTVLYLALSPNVEGDTGSYYDNCVKNKPHDSAHDRLLQEQLWHKSCEIIEHLTENELKHK, encoded by the exons ATGAAGAaagttttgtgtttcttttatattgtttattcatttttgaagatttatattTATGGTGCTTTTGCACTTTTAAGACAAATATTGCAGGCACATAAAAAAGAAG AACAGCGCCTGCATACAGGGTATGTTGCCATAGTAACAGGTGGATCAGCAGGGATAGGATTTGAAGTATCTCGTGGTTTAGTCTCTAAAAATGTGCATGTGGTGatag GATCAAGATGTATAGAAGAAGGAAAGAAAGCTGTAGCCAAGATAAGAGAAGAATACCCTAATGCTAAGG TGGATTGGTTGCACATAGATCTCACATCACTGAAGTCTGTCAGAGAGTTTACAGATAGTTTTCTAGCAATGGGGTTGCCATTAAATATCCTCATTAATAATG CTGGAATAATGTTTGCTCCATACCAGGAGACAGATGATGGATTAGAAGAACATTTCCAAGTCAATTACCTCAGTCACTTTTACCTCACATTACTACTGTTAGATGTGTTAAAGAAAACAGGGACAGACAACTCTTATTCCAGAATCATAAATGTATCATCAGTAGTACATAAACTGGGAAACTTAGATATTGACAGACTTTGTTCAAG GTATGAGAATTCATGGGAATATTCACCTCATGCAGCATATTCAGATTCCAAACTAGCTATTACTGTTTCATCATTCATGCTTGGAAGGAAACTAAATGATGAAAATTATAAAGTTACAGCCAATGTCCTTCATCCAGGTGTGGTTAGGACAAGTTTATATAGACATGTACATAGAAGTATTAAATGGTTCTTAGATGTTGTTGCCATACTTTTATACAAG ACTCCAGAAATGGCAGCAGATACAGTTCTATATTTAGCATTATCACCAAATGTAGAGGGAGACACTGGCAGTTACTATGACAACTGTGTTAAAAACAAACCACATGACAGTGCACACGACAGACTATTACAAGAACAATTATGGCATAAATCATGTGAAATTATTGAAcatttgacagaaaatgaacttAAACACAAATGA